A region from the Desulfitobacterium dehalogenans ATCC 51507 genome encodes:
- a CDS encoding 4Fe-4S dicluster domain-containing protein: protein MADYVMFIDPNRCTGCNACRIACQTQWGLAPSMNFNSLIEQETGKYPKVQRFITPVQCQHCDDAPCQTVCPTGATYKREDGIVLIDAQKCIGCKYCMVACPYNARVINEHGVPEKCRFCAEYVVNGETPACVSTCMNDVRVFGDLDDPNSPLHELLKNQEVVQLRADLHTKPRIYYAKSKRI from the coding sequence ATGGCTGACTATGTGATGTTCATTGACCCCAACAGATGTACAGGCTGCAATGCGTGCCGAATCGCCTGCCAGACCCAGTGGGGTTTAGCACCGAGTATGAATTTTAACAGCCTTATCGAACAGGAGACAGGGAAATATCCTAAGGTTCAACGGTTTATTACTCCCGTCCAATGTCAGCATTGCGACGATGCTCCTTGCCAAACCGTTTGCCCAACGGGAGCGACATACAAGAGGGAAGATGGAATCGTTTTAATCGATGCCCAAAAGTGCATTGGCTGTAAATATTGTATGGTGGCCTGCCCCTACAATGCACGGGTCATTAATGAGCACGGAGTGCCGGAGAAATGCCGATTCTGTGCTGAGTATGTGGTCAATGGGGAAACACCGGCTTGCGTATCTACCTGTATGAATGATGTACGCGTTTTTGGTGACCTGGATGATCCCAATAGCCCCCTTCATGAACTTCTCAAGAACCAAGAAGTTGTTCAGCTCCGGGCTGATCTCCATACCAAGCCGAGAATCTACTATGCCAAGAGTAAACGGATTTAG
- the nrfD gene encoding NrfD/PsrC family molybdoenzyme membrane anchor subunit — translation MEKRKYQRSIWTYLSLLLLAFAVAGAINKYLISGEHAFGVTPDVPWGALISGYVFFAVAATGTGLVGSLGHVFRIKKFEVLSKRALLASILLLLSAFIVLAVELSNPFKMVYLLLLPNLSSPILWMGVFYGFYLVLLFGEFFFTMKDNHKVATGIAYVSFVVKLSAIINLGRVFGFTTTRSFWDGYYYPAYMVVSAVVSGAAVLSIILYLSNKNSYNSFAQDSQGKELSRTLSQILAGALMVFALFQAVKVGTSLGSENITVAQAAKALISGPMAVPFWLMEVLAGIVAPLLILYRSKFSSPGLSFWAGILTMLGLLFSRLDFVYAGQVVPLQITDEATKAMHVFNAYSPTWSEWSLIIGAIGLIILVFDYAESKFSLDSHH, via the coding sequence ATGGAAAAAAGAAAGTATCAGCGAAGTATTTGGACCTATTTGTCCCTTCTTTTGTTGGCCTTTGCTGTAGCAGGAGCCATTAATAAGTACCTGATCAGCGGGGAACATGCCTTTGGAGTTACCCCGGACGTTCCTTGGGGGGCGTTAATTTCCGGCTATGTCTTCTTTGCAGTTGCCGCTACCGGGACAGGGCTTGTGGGTTCCTTAGGCCACGTCTTCCGCATCAAGAAATTCGAAGTTCTATCCAAGCGCGCTCTACTTGCCTCCATACTCTTGCTTCTTTCCGCTTTCATCGTGCTGGCAGTGGAGCTGTCCAATCCCTTTAAGATGGTTTACCTCTTGCTTTTGCCTAATTTGTCCAGTCCAATTCTTTGGATGGGGGTCTTTTATGGGTTCTATCTGGTTTTGCTTTTCGGTGAATTCTTTTTCACCATGAAAGACAATCACAAAGTCGCTACAGGTATTGCTTATGTGTCCTTTGTTGTTAAATTATCCGCTATCATAAATTTAGGCAGAGTTTTTGGATTCACGACCACCCGCAGCTTTTGGGATGGGTATTACTACCCGGCGTATATGGTCGTCTCAGCGGTGGTTTCCGGTGCTGCAGTGCTGTCGATTATTCTCTATCTATCCAATAAAAATTCGTACAATTCCTTTGCACAAGACTCTCAAGGAAAAGAGCTATCTAGAACCTTAAGTCAGATCTTAGCAGGTGCCCTGATGGTTTTTGCCCTCTTCCAGGCTGTAAAGGTAGGCACATCTCTAGGCAGTGAGAATATAACGGTGGCTCAGGCAGCTAAAGCCTTGATATCCGGTCCTATGGCCGTACCTTTCTGGTTGATGGAAGTACTTGCAGGAATTGTGGCTCCCTTACTGATTCTCTATCGATCCAAATTCTCATCCCCGGGGCTATCCTTCTGGGCCGGAATCCTGACCATGCTTGGTCTGCTCTTTTCCAGGCTGGACTTTGTCTACGCCGGTCAAGTGGTGCCCTTACAAATTACAGATGAAGCTACCAAGGCTATGCATGTATTCAATGCTTATTCGCCAACTTGGAGTGAATGGTCTCTGATTATTGGGGCTATAGGCTTAATTATCCTAGTGTTCGATTATGCCGAGAGCAAATTCTCTCTGGATTCTCATCATTAA
- a CDS encoding TorD/DmsD family molecular chaperone, giving the protein MNNTCPSPQALQDLLRLFAEFFAFPDEDFCEAVRGGSVDLQVKELSQRAGVPIESELEKDALSYEEWVTSYNRCFLGVQKPFAPPIESIYKPWTTDESFQVPFKNQKGYLMGDSAQHVQHILKSFGLEIPQEYTMMPDHLVILLELLAFLVGSGFEKEAKQLCQDHFDWLPDLQKAIEELPANGRIFIAALRELEDILQAFMSHARNHRLLKETIDYSNF; this is encoded by the coding sequence ATGAATAACACCTGTCCCTCCCCGCAGGCCTTGCAGGATCTGCTACGGCTTTTTGCAGAGTTCTTTGCGTTTCCCGATGAGGATTTCTGTGAAGCGGTCCGCGGGGGGAGTGTGGACCTACAGGTAAAAGAACTAAGTCAAAGGGCAGGAGTGCCCATTGAAAGTGAACTCGAGAAGGATGCTCTAAGCTACGAAGAGTGGGTAACCTCATATAATCGCTGCTTCTTGGGAGTTCAAAAGCCTTTTGCACCACCCATTGAGTCCATCTATAAACCATGGACCACAGATGAAAGTTTTCAAGTACCCTTTAAAAATCAAAAAGGGTACCTTATGGGGGATTCTGCACAGCATGTTCAACATATCCTTAAGTCCTTTGGGTTGGAAATCCCACAGGAATACACCATGATGCCGGACCACCTTGTCATCTTGTTGGAATTGTTAGCCTTTCTGGTGGGCAGCGGTTTTGAAAAAGAGGCCAAGCAGTTATGCCAGGACCATTTTGACTGGCTGCCGGATTTGCAAAAGGCCATTGAAGAACTTCCCGCCAATGGACGTATTTTCATCGCTGCTCTTAGAGAATTAGAGGACATTCTCCAGGCTTTCATGAGTCATGCTCGGAATCATAGACTTTTGAAAGAGACTATTGACTACTCAAACTTCTGA
- a CDS encoding rhodanese-like domain-containing protein, producing the protein MFKQSKAFTLVISLLLVLSLITGCGSATATTTPAQPPSSQEPAKPETPAQPEQPAAAAPTVESNTLGWDDWSAKMKGTINKDYYIVDLRTPDEIKLEKALEGSINIDANATLGTGNTDVIDEKLQGVSKDTVILVHCKSGGRAKKNLQAFLDKGYVNTFALDGWTAFDAKGYFGATKITASSEQLKPDAWVAKMQGTIGKDYYVLDARDKSEYDAGHIEGALNFGVRDQFTVDHAATIAKVKEAIPNKDALVLVHCAVGARAKVAQAHLKAEGYTNVVTLDNKITIDASGNYKFE; encoded by the coding sequence ATGTTTAAACAATCAAAAGCCTTTACTCTGGTTATCTCTCTTCTACTTGTTCTCAGTCTCATTACAGGTTGCGGATCCGCGACCGCTACCACCACACCTGCTCAACCGCCTTCAAGTCAAGAACCGGCTAAACCGGAAACTCCTGCTCAACCTGAACAACCGGCTGCAGCTGCTCCTACAGTAGAGTCCAACACCTTAGGCTGGGATGATTGGTCAGCCAAAATGAAAGGCACCATTAACAAAGATTACTATATCGTAGACTTAAGAACTCCCGATGAAATCAAACTGGAGAAAGCCTTAGAAGGATCAATCAATATTGATGCTAATGCAACCCTTGGCACAGGAAATACCGATGTTATCGACGAAAAACTGCAAGGTGTATCCAAAGATACAGTCATCCTTGTCCATTGTAAATCCGGTGGAAGAGCTAAAAAGAATCTTCAAGCTTTCTTGGACAAAGGTTATGTCAATACTTTTGCCCTTGACGGATGGACTGCTTTTGATGCCAAAGGCTATTTTGGTGCCACTAAAATAACCGCCAGCTCTGAGCAACTTAAGCCTGATGCTTGGGTAGCGAAAATGCAAGGAACTATTGGTAAAGACTATTATGTCCTCGATGCCCGTGATAAGAGTGAATATGATGCCGGACATATTGAAGGCGCATTGAATTTCGGTGTCAGAGATCAATTCACTGTGGATCATGCCGCAACCATCGCCAAAGTGAAGGAAGCCATTCCTAACAAAGATGCTTTAGTCCTGGTTCATTGCGCAGTAGGCGCCCGTGCGAAAGTGGCTCAGGCTCATCTGAAAGCTGAAGGCTATACCAATGTGGTAACATTGGACAATAAGATTACTATTGATGCCAGCGGAAACTATAAGTTTGAATAA
- the pcrA gene encoding DNA helicase PcrA has translation MYRLEDLNPVQRQAVEHREGPLLILAGAGSGKTRVLTYRIAHLIAQGVEPWNILAITFTNKAAQEMRERVYSLVGSEGRGLWVATFHSACVRILRSEIGYLPGYSRSFVIYDSGDQLAVIKSCMKELNLDEKKFAPRAIESVISDAKNKLLTPEDFSRRATDYFEQKAERVYELYQKKLLANNALDFDDIIMLTVRLFRENPEVLSQYQDKFRYILVDEYQDTNHAQYALVNLLAKKYRNLCVVGDDDQSIYMFRGADVQNILDFERDYPEAKTLKLEQNYRSTKSILQAANSVVQNNTERKEKSLWTENEDGQPIVYYVADNEHDEARYIAERIQRLLNVEGRKFNDFAVLYRTNAQSRVIEERFMKEGIPYRIFSGLKFYERMEIKDILAYLRILHNPADQVSFSRVLNVPKRGLGESTLEKILDYANEQEMPVLDAIMEADYIPELQSRAKKPLLAFAHLMQELKALAVAESSVTKLVEEVLKRTGYWDNLVSDKSPEAEARLENLREFLSVTAEYDEKADNYENVVAQEGIEEALVPGLAGFLEQVSLVAQIDSLDQGDDAVVMMTIHSAKGLEFPVVFLGGMEEGIFPSSRSMLDPVLLAEERRLCYVAITRARERLYLAYAQQRMLYGRTQYNRPSEFFQEIPTHILVDRDPIDPPPVRAQKPRSSMASVGTTPAGGPSPWRTGERTIGNPIQDAPGVDYKVGEKVEHAKFGKGVIVAIKGEGNSAELSVVFGGEIKKLIAEYARLVKL, from the coding sequence ATGTATCGTTTAGAGGATTTGAACCCGGTTCAGCGCCAAGCGGTAGAGCATCGTGAAGGCCCCTTATTAATATTAGCGGGGGCAGGATCCGGAAAAACACGGGTTTTAACGTATCGTATAGCGCATTTAATCGCCCAAGGCGTTGAACCATGGAATATTCTGGCCATTACCTTTACCAATAAAGCAGCTCAGGAAATGCGTGAGCGGGTCTATAGCTTGGTGGGCAGTGAAGGAAGAGGGCTTTGGGTAGCGACCTTTCACTCCGCTTGCGTTCGGATATTAAGAAGCGAGATCGGCTATCTGCCCGGATATTCGCGGAGCTTTGTCATTTATGATAGTGGGGATCAGTTGGCCGTAATCAAGTCTTGCATGAAAGAACTGAACCTGGATGAGAAGAAATTCGCGCCTCGGGCCATCGAATCTGTGATTAGTGATGCGAAGAATAAGCTGCTTACGCCGGAAGATTTTTCCCGCAGAGCTACAGATTACTTCGAGCAAAAGGCCGAACGGGTCTATGAGCTGTATCAAAAGAAGCTCCTGGCTAATAATGCGCTGGATTTCGATGACATCATCATGCTGACGGTTCGGTTATTCCGAGAAAATCCTGAGGTGCTGTCCCAGTATCAAGATAAATTTCGTTACATCCTTGTGGATGAGTATCAGGATACCAACCATGCTCAATACGCTTTGGTCAATCTTCTGGCTAAGAAATACCGCAACCTTTGTGTGGTAGGAGATGATGACCAATCCATTTACATGTTTCGTGGGGCAGATGTTCAGAATATCCTGGATTTTGAACGGGATTATCCTGAAGCCAAAACTTTGAAACTCGAGCAGAATTACCGTTCAACCAAATCTATTCTGCAGGCTGCCAACTCGGTGGTTCAGAATAATACGGAGCGGAAAGAAAAGTCCTTGTGGACGGAAAATGAGGATGGACAGCCCATAGTCTATTATGTGGCAGACAATGAGCATGATGAAGCCCGCTATATTGCCGAGCGTATTCAACGCTTGCTTAATGTGGAAGGCCGCAAGTTCAATGATTTTGCCGTGCTCTACCGTACCAATGCTCAATCCCGGGTCATAGAAGAGCGCTTTATGAAGGAAGGAATCCCTTATCGGATTTTTTCAGGACTTAAATTCTATGAGCGCATGGAAATCAAGGATATCCTGGCTTATCTGCGGATCCTCCATAATCCGGCGGATCAAGTGAGCTTTTCCCGCGTTTTAAATGTTCCGAAGCGGGGATTAGGGGAGAGTACTTTAGAAAAGATTCTTGACTATGCTAATGAACAGGAAATGCCTGTTCTGGATGCTATCATGGAAGCAGACTATATCCCTGAACTTCAGTCCCGGGCTAAGAAGCCTTTGCTGGCCTTTGCCCACCTTATGCAAGAGCTTAAGGCCTTAGCTGTTGCAGAGAGCTCAGTAACTAAATTGGTCGAAGAAGTATTAAAGCGTACCGGATATTGGGATAATCTGGTTAGTGATAAATCGCCGGAAGCGGAAGCCCGACTGGAAAACCTTCGCGAATTCTTATCCGTGACTGCAGAGTATGATGAGAAAGCGGATAATTATGAAAACGTGGTTGCACAGGAGGGGATTGAAGAAGCTCTTGTTCCCGGATTGGCAGGATTTTTGGAACAAGTATCCTTAGTAGCCCAGATCGACTCCTTAGATCAGGGAGACGATGCTGTGGTTATGATGACCATCCACAGTGCTAAAGGGCTGGAATTCCCTGTGGTTTTCTTAGGAGGAATGGAGGAGGGGATCTTCCCCAGCAGCCGCTCCATGCTTGACCCGGTACTTTTGGCAGAAGAACGGAGACTTTGCTATGTGGCCATAACCCGTGCCCGGGAACGTCTCTACCTGGCCTATGCACAGCAGCGGATGCTTTATGGAAGAACTCAATACAATCGCCCTTCGGAGTTCTTTCAAGAAATTCCCACCCATATCCTCGTGGATCGGGATCCTATCGATCCCCCGCCAGTCCGGGCCCAGAAGCCTCGCTCCTCTATGGCAAGCGTAGGAACGACCCCGGCAGGGGGGCCATCACCTTGGAGAACTGGGGAGAGAACCATTGGTAATCCTATACAAGATGCCCCTGGGGTAGATTATAAAGTGGGAGAAAAAGTGGAGCATGCCAAATTTGGCAAGGGCGTGATTGTGGCCATCAAAGGAGAAGGAAACTCTGCTGAACTTTCTGTGGTTTTTGGGGGCGAAATCAAAAAGCTAATAGCGGAATATGCTAGACTTGTTAAGCTTTGA
- a CDS encoding putative manganese-dependent inorganic diphosphatase, whose translation MPKKIHVVGHRNPDTDSICAAIAYARLKQRLGMGNVIPYRAGKINRETEFVLNAFGVEAPEFLKDLHLRVKDMLNGPIPTVKPRTSLLEAWKIMKENNQKTLPVVDHTDQMIGMITVGDLSGSYIESMADHELESLHIPVKNVIRTLDGRLLVGSEEQDLKGNVYVGAMRHETLEAYVGNGNIVLMGDRQTAQESVLRQGVSALILTGGATLAPELEGLARQQNCVVISVPYDTFTAARLLPMTAPVQNAMQTEGIISFNEDDLISEVKEKMLETRFRNYPVLDEQGKVVGLISRYHLLSLSRKKVILVDHNEFGQAVVGTDQAQILEVVDHHRVGGIQTGEPILFRNEPVGSTCTIVAKCYRDWDIVPEKAIAGIMLGAILSDTVIFKSPTCTEIDKENATYLAKIAGVDPKEFGVQMFKAASNLRERQVDELIEEDLKEFTMGDLRIGIGQFSVMGLEGLDQLRVELSQRLEEIRGQRAMNYLMLMVTDLLEENTELFISGAKPEEIAKAFDKPLDKGGIFLPGVLSRKKQVVPPLSKYFLQ comes from the coding sequence GTGCCAAAAAAAATCCATGTAGTAGGTCATCGAAACCCGGATACCGATTCTATTTGCGCAGCTATTGCCTATGCTCGCTTAAAGCAACGTCTTGGTATGGGCAATGTTATTCCTTATCGGGCTGGAAAAATCAATCGTGAGACAGAATTCGTATTAAATGCTTTCGGAGTGGAGGCTCCGGAATTTTTGAAGGATCTTCATCTCCGAGTTAAAGATATGCTTAATGGTCCTATTCCTACCGTTAAACCAAGAACTTCTCTTCTGGAAGCTTGGAAGATCATGAAGGAGAATAACCAAAAGACACTTCCTGTGGTGGATCATACCGACCAAATGATCGGGATGATCACGGTGGGTGATTTATCCGGTTCCTATATTGAGAGCATGGCGGATCATGAGTTGGAATCTCTTCATATACCGGTGAAAAACGTAATACGAACACTGGACGGACGATTATTGGTAGGCAGTGAAGAGCAGGACCTCAAAGGGAATGTTTATGTGGGGGCCATGCGCCATGAGACATTAGAGGCCTATGTGGGTAACGGTAATATTGTATTGATGGGAGATCGGCAGACAGCACAGGAGAGCGTTCTCCGTCAGGGCGTATCGGCCTTGATCCTTACAGGGGGCGCCACCTTAGCACCGGAGCTGGAGGGCTTAGCCCGTCAGCAGAATTGTGTGGTCATCTCCGTACCCTATGATACCTTTACGGCAGCCCGGCTTCTGCCTATGACCGCCCCAGTGCAAAATGCCATGCAGACAGAGGGAATTATCTCTTTTAATGAAGATGATCTTATCTCAGAAGTCAAAGAGAAGATGCTGGAAACCCGTTTTCGCAATTACCCTGTCCTAGATGAGCAGGGAAAGGTCGTCGGATTAATCAGCCGCTATCATCTTCTGAGCTTAAGTCGGAAAAAAGTAATTCTCGTGGATCATAATGAATTTGGGCAAGCTGTGGTGGGAACGGATCAAGCCCAGATTCTTGAGGTGGTAGATCACCATCGGGTGGGTGGTATCCAAACCGGAGAGCCGATTTTATTCCGCAATGAGCCTGTAGGTTCTACTTGTACGATAGTAGCAAAATGCTATCGGGATTGGGACATTGTTCCTGAGAAAGCTATAGCCGGAATCATGCTGGGAGCTATTTTATCCGACACAGTCATCTTTAAATCTCCCACCTGTACAGAGATTGATAAGGAGAATGCTACCTACCTGGCAAAAATCGCCGGAGTAGATCCCAAGGAATTTGGAGTGCAAATGTTCAAGGCGGCTTCAAATCTCAGGGAACGGCAAGTGGATGAATTGATCGAAGAAGATCTCAAAGAATTTACTATGGGAGATCTCCGGATCGGAATCGGTCAATTCAGCGTCATGGGGCTTGAAGGGCTGGATCAATTGCGTGTCGAATTATCTCAAAGGCTTGAAGAGATTCGCGGTCAGCGAGCTATGAATTACCTTATGTTGATGGTGACCGATCTGCTGGAGGAAAACACGGAATTGTTCATCAGCGGTGCCAAACCTGAGGAAATAGCCAAGGCCTTTGATAAACCCTTGGACAAAGGAGGTATCTTCCTGCCTGGAGTACTGTCACGGAAGAAACAGGTGGTTCCCCCCTTGTCTAAATATTTCCTTCAATAG
- the ligA gene encoding NAD-dependent DNA ligase LigA translates to MSDVSQRIKALREQIEEANYQYYGLDQPTLSDAEYDTLILELIRLEEEHPEFLTSDSPSQRVGGYIAKEFPKVRHAEALLSLDNAFNAGDLLEFDRRVRSMVAEVEYVVELKIDGLTVALTYEDGVLVRGATRGDGEVGEEITANVKTIPAIPLRLRKSGGRLDVRGEGYMPKGSFLRLNQEREDAGQPLFANPRNAAAGSLRQLDSKITAQRKLGYFAYQVLTPEGAELASQSAVLDYLKEQGFSVNPEYRVFTAIEDVITYCEEVVGKRHNYPYDIDGLVIKVNDIAQQRELGFTAKSPRWAIAYKFPAEQVETVVEDIVIRVGRTGVLTPTANLTPVFVAGSTVSRATLHNLDNIRTKDVRIGDRVLIQKAGDVIPEVVKTLPEKRTGSERIFEMPQTCPECQSPVIREEGEAAHRCTSITCPARQREAIIHFVSRDAMNIDGLGPAVIYQLLEAGLIKDAADLYALEYDPLVQLERMGKKSAENLLKAIEDSKERGLASLIFGLGIRHVGEKAGKILAQKYGTMEELERAGVEELQEIPDVGPAMAQSVAQFFQQESTHHFLDKLRQAGVNMRAQRSAKPQIFAGKSIVVTGSLERWDRQYVETMIEEFGGKAASSVSKKTAFVVAGEKAGSKLIKAKELGIPVLTEEEFVKLLP, encoded by the coding sequence ATGTCCGATGTATCACAAAGAATCAAGGCCTTACGTGAGCAAATCGAGGAAGCTAATTATCAATATTATGGTTTGGATCAGCCGACCTTAAGTGATGCAGAGTATGACACACTCATTCTGGAGTTGATTCGTCTGGAGGAAGAACACCCGGAATTCCTGACTTCCGATTCCCCATCTCAGCGGGTCGGAGGATATATTGCCAAGGAATTTCCCAAAGTTCGTCATGCTGAAGCCCTCCTTAGTTTGGATAATGCTTTTAATGCAGGAGATCTTCTGGAATTTGACCGCAGGGTTCGTTCGATGGTAGCCGAAGTGGAGTATGTAGTGGAGCTCAAAATTGACGGTTTGACCGTCGCTTTAACCTATGAAGATGGGGTTTTGGTTCGTGGTGCTACTCGTGGCGATGGTGAAGTCGGTGAAGAAATTACAGCCAATGTGAAGACCATACCCGCTATTCCCTTGCGACTTCGTAAATCGGGCGGCCGCCTTGATGTGCGGGGAGAGGGATATATGCCTAAAGGCTCGTTTTTACGACTTAACCAAGAGCGCGAAGATGCTGGACAGCCTCTCTTTGCTAACCCTCGCAATGCGGCAGCCGGTTCTTTACGTCAGCTTGACTCCAAGATTACGGCTCAGCGCAAATTAGGGTATTTTGCTTATCAAGTCCTGACTCCCGAAGGGGCGGAGCTGGCTTCCCAGTCTGCCGTACTGGATTATCTGAAGGAACAGGGGTTCTCGGTTAATCCGGAGTATAGGGTCTTTACAGCTATTGAAGATGTCATTACCTATTGTGAGGAAGTGGTCGGGAAACGTCATAACTATCCTTATGATATTGACGGACTGGTGATTAAGGTCAATGATATCGCCCAGCAGCGGGAGCTGGGCTTCACTGCCAAAAGCCCTCGTTGGGCCATAGCTTATAAATTTCCTGCGGAGCAAGTGGAAACCGTTGTAGAGGATATTGTGATTCGAGTGGGGCGGACAGGTGTACTTACTCCCACAGCCAATTTGACTCCGGTCTTTGTCGCAGGATCCACGGTGAGCCGGGCCACGCTTCACAACCTGGATAATATCCGAACCAAGGATGTCCGCATAGGGGACCGTGTCTTGATTCAAAAGGCCGGGGATGTGATCCCTGAAGTGGTGAAAACTCTGCCGGAAAAGAGAACAGGCAGTGAGCGAATCTTTGAGATGCCCCAGACCTGCCCTGAGTGCCAAAGTCCGGTCATTCGGGAAGAAGGGGAGGCAGCTCATCGCTGTACCAGTATCACCTGTCCGGCCCGGCAGCGGGAAGCCATCATTCATTTTGTATCCCGGGATGCGATGAATATTGATGGGTTGGGACCGGCGGTCATTTATCAGCTTTTGGAGGCTGGACTGATTAAGGACGCCGCAGATCTCTATGCTTTGGAATATGATCCCCTGGTCCAATTGGAGCGGATGGGTAAAAAATCTGCCGAGAATCTGCTCAAGGCTATCGAAGACAGCAAAGAACGAGGATTGGCTTCCCTCATTTTCGGTCTGGGAATTCGCCATGTGGGGGAAAAGGCCGGCAAGATCTTAGCTCAAAAATACGGAACCATGGAAGAGCTGGAGAGAGCTGGGGTAGAGGAATTGCAGGAGATTCCGGATGTGGGTCCTGCCATGGCTCAAAGCGTCGCTCAATTTTTCCAGCAGGAAAGTACGCACCACTTCCTGGATAAGCTGCGTCAAGCAGGTGTAAACATGAGGGCTCAACGCTCTGCGAAACCCCAGATTTTCGCCGGAAAAAGCATCGTGGTGACAGGGTCTTTAGAGCGCTGGGATCGTCAATATGTAGAAACTATGATCGAAGAGTTCGGAGGCAAGGCTGCCAGCAGTGTCAGCAAGAAAACCGCCTTTGTGGTCGCCGGAGAAAAAGCGGGTTCAAAACTCATCAAGGCAAAAGAATTGGGGATTCCAGTTTTAACTGAAGAGGAGTTTGTTAAGCTGTTGCCCTAG